In Gigantopelta aegis isolate Gae_Host chromosome 6, Gae_host_genome, whole genome shotgun sequence, the following are encoded in one genomic region:
- the LOC121375283 gene encoding uncharacterized protein LOC121375283, protein MYGTGVGKLTVGVVSLDSQQKSELWSKVGNQNNSWHCAAVNIARQTNGTFQVYIDARTGSDIRGDIAIDDLKLYSTSLCIQSECDSSTPTTSSPGSTSSNTPSETTSLSTSIKTTTYIDNSPKTTISNTVSTTPGIVIDTALYYMIAIPVAVLLAAIVIGIVCYCRKSSTPPSDDDADNISEYMELDESAITSVKHNGQIVFPQNIDGHVYEEPVSGGSSGGGYDSSAPRLPAKSQSIDDVDYIDMDADLYTTSSSAPRVSTAEESGMTAPPPCGNFGYITAVHLEQPNDP, encoded by the exons ATGTACGGCACGGGAGTCGGAAAATTGACAGTAGGAGTTGTCTCCCTGGACTCACAGCAGAAGTCAGAGTTGTGGTCAAAAGTTGGAAATCAAAATAATTCCTGGCATTGTGCTGCAGTTAATATTGCAAGGCAAACAAATGGAACGTTTCAG GTGTATATCGACGCAAGAACTGGAAGTGATATTCGTGGTGACATAGCTATAGATGACCTCAAATTGTACTCAACATCACTATGCATTCAATCAG aATGTGATTCTTCGACTCCCACCACCTCGTCACCAGGATCAACGTCCAGTAATACACCATCAGAAACAACATCACTATCCACGAGTATTAAAACCACCACGTATATCGACAACAGTCCCAAGACAACAATCAGCAATACAGTCAGCACGACGCCAGGAATAG TGATTGATACTGCGCTGTATTATATGATCGCCATACCTGTGGCTGTTCTACTGGCGGCTATCGTTATCGGGATCGTCTGCTACTGCAG aaaATCCTCCACACCACCCTCGGATGACGACGCAGACAACATCAGTGAATACATGGAACTGGACGAAAGCGCCATCACGTCCGTCAAACACAACGGCCAGATCGTGTTTCCGCAGAATATCGACGGTCACGTTTACGAAGAACCTGTCTCCGGCGGTTCTAGTGGAGGCGGGTACGACTCGTCTGCCCCGCGCCTCCCAGCCAAGAGTCAGAGTATAGACGACGTGGACTACATAGACATGGACGCTGACCTGTATACAACGTCTTCATCCGCACCGCGTGTGTCAACGGCGGAGGAATCCGGCATGACCGCACCACCGCCGTGTGGTAATTTCGGATATATAACCGCCGTACATCTAGAGCAACCAAACGATCCTTAA